The segment CGCCATGCCTCGCTGGGAACGGACCGGGCCGGCGCGGGGTTGAGCACGGTGGTCGTGCCGGCGTCGCAGGCGATCCGCAGCGCGGCGATCGCCGTCGGCAGTGGGATCTCCAGGGAGACCACGACGACGTCCGCGTCGGCGAGTACGTCGGCGAAGTCCCGAACGTGCTCGGGGGTGAGCTGTTCCAGGGCACCCGGCGCGAGCGCGATGCGGTTCTCGCCGGCGCCGTCCACCATGATGAAGCCGATCATCGTGGGTTCGCTGAGAGTGACGACGTGGTCGTGCCCGACGCCCTCCTCCTCCCACAGCGCCCGCGCCTGCTCACCGTGCGCGTCGGGGCCCACCGCGGTCAGGAGCTGCACTTCCGCGCCCAACCGGGCGGCCCCGATGGCGTGGTTCGACCCCTTGCCACCGGGGCCCTGGCTGAACGAACCCCCGCTGACGGTCTCTCCGACCCTCGGAAGACGAGGGACGTTCATCGTCATCCCGACTCCGTAACTGCCGACAACCGCGACTCTCACCGCGCAGCCCTCCAAGAAGTCAGCATGGACATACCGGGCAACCTAACACCTCCCAGGAGTAGTGTTCGGCGAAGCCGGAGATTTAGCTCCCGTAAATGCCCAATGGCACCAAATAGGCCAGGCCGGATTTCGCTGTCCGCGAATAAGTTGTCACGGTCGTCCGATTGGTCGATGCCTAAAGGCGTTTATGCGCAAAGCGCACACCTGTGGATGGCGGCATGATGTCGGAATACCGCAGATCGGTTTATCGGCTTTGGAGCCCCGCACACGGGCGGATTCGGCATAATCCCGGACGTATCGGCTGCGTCGGGTGAGGCGATGCGAGACCGCGCACCCGTGTCCCGTGGGATCGCGGAACCGGCACGCCCACTCCGACCGCGCCGACGGCTCCCTGGTTACGCGGAGTGGTCGGGAACGGCGGAGGCGCGGAAGAGGACACAGTCGAACTCGAGGATCCGGCCGGTCTCGATTTCCCTGGTCACGGGGAACATGCCGGTGATCTCGAAACCCGCGGCCTCGAAGGTCGACACCGCCTCGTGCATACGCGGCATGTCGGCGTAGATCTGCAGGAGGGCGACCTCGGACTGCATCCCGACGAATTCCTTGATCCTTTCGCCCGCTCCCTCGAACACGTGCAGGTCATAGCCTTGCGTGTCCATCTTGAGGTAGGGCCGTGGATTCTCGATCCCCTCGGTGACCTCGTCCAGCATTCCGTCCAGGCGCCGGACCGGGACGTCCTCCATCGAGATCTCCCGGAACCGCTTGTACCGGTTAGAGCCGTACTCGCTCGGACCGAGCAAGGAGCTCATGGAGCCGTGGACCACGTGCATGGGTGTGGTCTCCTCGGTGTCGCCCAGCGCGCACTGGTAGACCCACCAGTTCGGGTCCTTCTTGGCCCGCTTGCGCAGCTTCTCCACGTTGTGCGGGACGGGTTCGAACGACACGATGCGACCCGTGTAGCCGGTCGCGCGCAGCCGGCGGGCGAACTGTCCGACGTGCGCCCCCACGTCGACGACGCAGTTGACCTCGTAGAAGTCCAACATGGCGCCGATGTGCTCGCTGCCGAAGTAGTCGGCGGCCGTCTTCTGCACGCGGTGTGTCCGTTCGCGGGCGGCGACGGGGTCGACGAGGAGGTGCGCGCCGGGGGAGAGCTCGACCGCCTTGCATCGGCCGCCCTTGACACCTTCCGCCGCGATGGCGGCGGCGTGCGCGGGCGAGCGCGCGGACACGCGTGAGGTTCCGCGCCGGATCACCCACAGCCCGTCGGCGACCGACGAGGCGCGGTCCTTGTCATGCCGACTGATCATGGCGGACCCGCTGCCGAGCGGGGTCACGTTCAGGCCGAGGGCGGGAAGCAGACGCAACAGATTCTTACGGAAAGTAGTCATGCGATCACGATGCCACAGACGCCGAGGAATCGCCGCCGCTTACCAGAAAGGACGGCCCCGACGGGCGACAAAGTCAAGAACACCGACAGCATCGGCCCTTTGTCGCGGTCTTCCCGCCCCGACCCCTGGTCGCCCACCATCAAGACCTGGAACATTCCACTGTGCGGAACGAGCTTCCGCGCCCAGCGATTGAACGGCGAAACATTCCGGCAATACGCTGCGAGGACGATCACACAGGAACGTGAACTGCGGCGCGATTTTGGAGGAATTGGTGACGGTCGGAGTCGTTGGTGCAGGGGCCATGGGTTCGGGAATCGCTCGCCTGGCCGCTGGTTCCGGACGGGACGTCGTCCTCTACGACGCGCGGGACGGAGCCGCCCAGCAGGCGGTGGCGAAGATCGGCGCGAGCCTGGCCCGTCAGGTCGAGAAGAACAAGACGACCCAGGACGCGGCCGACGCGCTTCTCGCCCGGATCACCGTCGCGCCCTCACTTGAGTCCTTCGCCCCGTGCGACCTGGTGATCGAGGCCGTCATCGAGGACCCCGCCGTCAAGCAGACGGTGTTCGGTGAGCTCGAGGGAATCGTCGGCGCGGACTGCGTGCTGGCCACCAACACCTCCTCACTGTCCATCGGCTCCGTGTTCCGCACCCTCGCGACGGCCGAACGCTCCATCGGACTGCACTTCTTCAACCCCGCGCACGTCATGAAGCTGGTGGAGATCATCCCCGGCCCGCGCACCAACGACGCCACCCGCGAACGCGCCCGCGCCTTCGTGGAGGGCCTCAACCGCACCGGCATCGAGGTCACCGACACCCCCGGCTTCCTCGTCAACCTCGCCGGCCGGGCCTACACCACCGAGGCCCTGCTGATCGCCCAGGAAGGCACGGCCACGGTCGACCAGATCGACCGCGTCATGACCCAGCTCGGCTTCCCGCTGGGCCCGTTCCAGCTCATGGACCTCACCGGCGTCGACGTCAACTACCCGGTGACCCAGAACATCTTCGAGCACAACTTCGGCGACCCCATGCTGCGCTCCAGTTGGGTGCACCGCTACATGTACGAGACCGGGCAGCTCGGCCAGAAGACCGGCCGCGGTTTCCACACCTACGACAACGGCAAGGCCGTCCCCCCAGAGCACGCCCCCGAACCGGTCGGCACCGCGCCCGCGCGGGTCATCCTCGCCCCGGGTGAGAGCGACGGGGTCGCGGAGTTCTGCGCGGCGTTCGACATCGCCCACACCACGACCGACGACGGAACCTCCCCCATCCTCGTCGCCCCGTTCGGCGAGGACTGCACCGAGGTCGCCACGCGACTCGGTGCCGACCCCACGCGCGTCCTCGCCGTCGACCTCGCCTTCGACTGGCGCGCCCGCGTCACGCTCATGGCACCTCCCGGAGCCGACGCCGACACGGTGTACGGCCTCGCGACCCAGATCCGCGCCACCACGCCCGTGGAGGTGATCCGCGACGGTGCCGGTTTCGTCGCCCAGCGGATCATCGCCGCGGTCGTGAACCTGGGCTGTGAGATCGCTCAGCGCGGCATCGCCACCCCCACCGACATCGATCTGGGAGTGGAGCTGGGGTTGCGCTACCCCGCGGGGCCGCTCGCCCTCGCCGAGAAGTACGGGCCCACCACCATCGACCGAATTCTGGACGCCCTGCACCGCGTCCTCCGTGACGACCGGTACCGCACCAGTCAGTGGCTGCGCCGCCGAGCACGGAGCGGACAGAGCATCCACCAGCCCGACTTCCAGCGCTGAGCCACGCAAAGGAGCCGCCACATGAGCCGATACGACAAGTACGAACACCTCCTCATCGAGTTCGTCGAGGACCGCATCCTCCAGGTGACGATGCACAGCCCCGGCCGACTGAACGCCGCGCACGCCGGAATGCACCGGGAACTCGCCAACATCTGGATGGACGTCGACGAGGACCCCGACGTGGACGTCGCGATCCTCACCGGATCCAACGGAGTCTTCTCCGCCGGCGGTGACCTCGACCTGGTGAAGGAGATGTCCGAGGACTTCCACGTGCTCACCCGCGTGTGGAAGGAAGCTCGGGACCTCGTCTACAACGTCATCAACTGCTCCAAACCGGTCGTCTCGGCGATGGAGGGTCCCGCCGTGGGCGCGGGCCTCGCTGCCGGCCTCCTGGCCGACGTGTCCATCGCCGCCAAGGACGCCAAGATCATCGACGGGCACACCCGACTGGGCGTCGCCGCGGGAGACCACGCCGCCATCGTGTGGCCGCTGCTGTGCGGTATGGCGAAGGCCAAGTACCACCTGCTGCTGTGCGAGAAGGTCACCGGTGAGGAGGCGGAACGCATGGGGCTGGTGAGCCTCACCGTCGACGCCGACGAGGTCCAGGACAAGGCACGCTCCGTCGCCCGCAAACTGCGTGACGGCTCGCCCACCGCGATCCGTTGGACCAAGTACGCCCTGAACAACTGGCTGCGCATGGCCGGGCCGACCTTCGACACCTCGTTGGCGTTGGAGTTCCTCGGCTTCACCGGCCCCGACATCCACGAAGGACGTCAGGCCGTCGTCGAGAAGCGCCGCCCCCAGTTCCGTCAGGACGACCAGAAGCCGGAGCAGGCATGACCGCGACCGACACCGACACCGAGGCGCAGGTTCTCGTCGAGCACACGGGAGACGGGACGGCGATCGTCCGGATCAACCGTCCCGAAGCTCGCAATGCCCTGAGCATGTCCCTGCGTCACGAACTCGCCGACGCCTTCCACGCGCTGGCCGGCGACGACACGGTGAAGGCAGTGGTTCTCACCGGATCCGACCGCGACTTCGCGGCCGGGGCCGACATCCGCAGCATGATGGGTGTCGGAGCCGTCGAGATGTACCAGCGGCACACCGAACGTCTGTGGGCCGCGATCGGAGACTTCCCCCGCCCAGTGATCGCCGCGATCCGTGGCAACGCCCTGGGTGGAGGACTGGAACTCGCGATGAACGCCGACATCATCATCGCGGGGGAATCGGCGAACCTCGGACAACCCGAGGTTCGGTTGGGCATCATGCCCGGCGCCGGCGGAACACAGCGCCTTATCCGCGCCGTCGGCAAGTTTCAGGCAATGCGCCTCTGTCTCACCGGTGAGACCATCACCGCGGCCGAGGCACTCACCTGGGGACTGGTCTCATCCGTGGTCCCCGACGACGAAGTACTGACCGAGGCCACGCGGATGGCGAAGAAGATCGCCCACCTGCCCACGGTCGCGGTCGAACACATCAAGGAAGCCCTGCTGCTCGGTGAGGACGCTCCCCTCAGCACGGCGCTCGCCCTGGAACGGAAGTCCCTCCAGGTGTTGTTCTCCTCGGAGGACAAGGAAGAGGGAATGGCGGCATTTGTGGAACGCCGTCGCCCCGAATTCCACGGTCGATAGCGGCGGGCTCGCGCCATCGGCGCGGGCACCAAGGCAATCTCCGTTCCTTCACCATTCGGAGCCACGTCAACCAGCGACGACAGTTCAGCCGGTCGGCTCCTGACTATTTCGTCCTCTCGCGGTAATTCCCGCGAGACGGAGAGCCCGTCGTGCCTTCTTGGCCGAGCTGGGCGTGGTTACACAGGAGATGTCATGCCTAAAGTGAATTCGAAGAAGAGAGCTTCGGTCTCCGAGTCGGTGGCGAACTGGTATAGCCGCTATTTCCCCGACTCCCTGATTTTCGCGCTGGTGCTCACCATCGCGTCCATGGTCCTCGCCCTGATCTTCACCGACTCCGGGCCCGGCCAGGTGATGGACTCGTGGTTCAACGGCTTCCCGACCATGTTCGAGTTCGCCTTCCAGCTCACGTTCACCTACGCGGCGGCGTTGGTGCTGGTCGACACCTCATTCGTGCAGCGGGGAGTGCGTCGAGTGGCGCTCCTGGTCAGAACCCCGATGGCCGCCTACCTGATCACAGGCGTCGTCGGAGCACTGACCTCCTTCGTGGGCTGGTATCTCGGCCCGATCGTGACCGCGATCTTCGCGCGCGCCGTCGCCAAGGAGATGAAGGGCGTCGACTACCGCCTCATCTCGGCGATCGCCTACTCGTCCTTCGTGGTGTCACTGACCGGGATCTCCGGCACCATCCCGCTGTTCGTGGCCACCGAGGGCGAACTCACCGACATGATCGGCGGGATCATCTCGCTGGACCAGACCACCTTCTCGGTGATGAACCTGGTCTCATGCGGCCTCATCATCCTCGTCACCGCGCTCGTGTTCTTCTTCGTGGCCCGCAACAAGCGCGAGGTCGTGTCCTACGCGGACCTCGCCCTGCCCGACGCCTCCGACGCCGAGAAGACCGCGACGGCGGAGGAGGAGAACACCGGCCCGCGTACCTTCGCGGAGAAGGTCAACGGGTTCCGTCCGATCATCCTGGCCGTGGGACTGCTGGGCCTTGGCTACCTGATCTACCTGTTCGTCACCCAGGGTCTGGCCGCGCTCAACCTGAACACCGTCGCCTTCATCGCGCTCATCTTGGGGTTGCTGGTGCAGAAGGACGCGGTGTCCTTCGCTCGCTCCTTCGCCAAGAACCTGACGGTGACCGGCTCCATCGTGCTGCAGTTCCCGCT is part of the Spiractinospora alimapuensis genome and harbors:
- a CDS encoding enoyl-CoA hydratase-related protein, translating into MTATDTDTEAQVLVEHTGDGTAIVRINRPEARNALSMSLRHELADAFHALAGDDTVKAVVLTGSDRDFAAGADIRSMMGVGAVEMYQRHTERLWAAIGDFPRPVIAAIRGNALGGGLELAMNADIIIAGESANLGQPEVRLGIMPGAGGTQRLIRAVGKFQAMRLCLTGETITAAEALTWGLVSSVVPDDEVLTEATRMAKKIAHLPTVAVEHIKEALLLGEDAPLSTALALERKSLQVLFSSEDKEEGMAAFVERRRPEFHGR
- a CDS encoding ribokinase is translated as MRVAVVGSYGVGMTMNVPRLPRVGETVSGGSFSQGPGGKGSNHAIGAARLGAEVQLLTAVGPDAHGEQARALWEEEGVGHDHVVTLSEPTMIGFIMVDGAGENRIALAPGALEQLTPEHVRDFADVLADADVVVVSLEIPLPTAIAALRIACDAGTTTVLNPAPARSVPSEAWRWVDVVTPNHGEARTLIGGCSDTLPPERILTRLRSQAGCAIALTLGSAGAIVDDGDSLYPSPPVPPRRVVDTTGAGDAFTAALATSLASGEPMHAAARNGCAAGAWSVGVHEVIPSLPRKHEIEALLNGDVA
- a CDS encoding TIGR00366 family protein — encoded protein: MPKVNSKKRASVSESVANWYSRYFPDSLIFALVLTIASMVLALIFTDSGPGQVMDSWFNGFPTMFEFAFQLTFTYAAALVLVDTSFVQRGVRRVALLVRTPMAAYLITGVVGALTSFVGWYLGPIVTAIFARAVAKEMKGVDYRLISAIAYSSFVVSLTGISGTIPLFVATEGELTDMIGGIISLDQTTFSVMNLVSCGLIILVTALVFFFVARNKREVVSYADLALPDASDAEKTATAEEENTGPRTFAEKVNGFRPIILAVGLLGLGYLIYLFVTQGLAALNLNTVAFIALILGLLVQKDAVSFARSFAKNLTVTGSIVLQFPLYGGIAVLFVETGLAAVFTDALVSIANEYTFLPITFIATGLLNLFMPSAGSQFVVTAPFILPAGAELNVDTVKTIMAITYGDIWTNLIQPFWALLYYPILAAGTRLRVRDFMGYCLPILIVVGIIWMAALMFLPI
- a CDS encoding 3-hydroxyacyl-CoA dehydrogenase, which produces MTVGVVGAGAMGSGIARLAAGSGRDVVLYDARDGAAQQAVAKIGASLARQVEKNKTTQDAADALLARITVAPSLESFAPCDLVIEAVIEDPAVKQTVFGELEGIVGADCVLATNTSSLSIGSVFRTLATAERSIGLHFFNPAHVMKLVEIIPGPRTNDATRERARAFVEGLNRTGIEVTDTPGFLVNLAGRAYTTEALLIAQEGTATVDQIDRVMTQLGFPLGPFQLMDLTGVDVNYPVTQNIFEHNFGDPMLRSSWVHRYMYETGQLGQKTGRGFHTYDNGKAVPPEHAPEPVGTAPARVILAPGESDGVAEFCAAFDIAHTTTDDGTSPILVAPFGEDCTEVATRLGADPTRVLAVDLAFDWRARVTLMAPPGADADTVYGLATQIRATTPVEVIRDGAGFVAQRIIAAVVNLGCEIAQRGIATPTDIDLGVELGLRYPAGPLALAEKYGPTTIDRILDALHRVLRDDRYRTSQWLRRRARSGQSIHQPDFQR
- a CDS encoding FkbM family methyltransferase, which gives rise to MTTFRKNLLRLLPALGLNVTPLGSGSAMISRHDKDRASSVADGLWVIRRGTSRVSARSPAHAAAIAAEGVKGGRCKAVELSPGAHLLVDPVAARERTHRVQKTAADYFGSEHIGAMLDFYEVNCVVDVGAHVGQFARRLRATGYTGRIVSFEPVPHNVEKLRKRAKKDPNWWVYQCALGDTEETTPMHVVHGSMSSLLGPSEYGSNRYKRFREISMEDVPVRRLDGMLDEVTEGIENPRPYLKMDTQGYDLHVFEGAGERIKEFVGMQSEVALLQIYADMPRMHEAVSTFEAAGFEITGMFPVTREIETGRILEFDCVLFRASAVPDHSA
- a CDS encoding enoyl-CoA hydratase/isomerase family protein, whose translation is MSRYDKYEHLLIEFVEDRILQVTMHSPGRLNAAHAGMHRELANIWMDVDEDPDVDVAILTGSNGVFSAGGDLDLVKEMSEDFHVLTRVWKEARDLVYNVINCSKPVVSAMEGPAVGAGLAAGLLADVSIAAKDAKIIDGHTRLGVAAGDHAAIVWPLLCGMAKAKYHLLLCEKVTGEEAERMGLVSLTVDADEVQDKARSVARKLRDGSPTAIRWTKYALNNWLRMAGPTFDTSLALEFLGFTGPDIHEGRQAVVEKRRPQFRQDDQKPEQA